The Dehalogenimonas sp. 4OHTPN genome window below encodes:
- the nhaA gene encoding Na+/H+ antiporter NhaA, producing the protein MGLSGRLRFISAIERFLRRESTGGILLFGAAVAAMIIANSPLATQYFDVLHVEAGISVGNFHLNLSLGHWINDGLMALFFLLIGLEIKRELLVGELSSPAKAAFPVIGALGGMIVPALIYLGLNLGEGGNPHGFGIPMATDIAFALGFLMLLGNRVPVALKVFLVSLAVIDDLGAIMVIAIGYSSNLDWASLGFAAIIIGGLIALNAGGVKTLMPYMILGLVLWYLVFQSGIHATVAGVILALTIPVRQKISNDVFVDTCRLELDVFGEAEGKRKNILLTSTQQEAVEKIGEAYEHVQNPLLRLEHTLHPISAYLIMPVFALANAGVALGGSGVDLIQPVAWGIMAGLIIGKPLGIIGLTFLISKFGWISKPASCEWRHIIGAGIIGGVGFTMSIFITGLAFTDAGQIDSAKLAVVSASLVAGAAGVFYLWRLPPPTCQLENNENL; encoded by the coding sequence ATGGGTTTGTCAGGCAGGCTGAGATTTATCAGCGCCATTGAACGTTTTCTAAGGCGGGAATCGACCGGCGGCATATTGCTATTCGGAGCGGCGGTGGCAGCGATGATCATCGCCAACTCACCGCTGGCAACGCAATATTTCGATGTCCTTCATGTCGAGGCAGGAATTAGCGTCGGTAATTTCCACCTTAACCTTTCGCTTGGCCATTGGATCAACGATGGGCTGATGGCACTGTTTTTCTTGCTTATTGGATTGGAAATTAAGCGCGAGTTGTTGGTCGGAGAGTTATCCTCACCTGCCAAGGCCGCCTTCCCGGTCATAGGCGCTCTCGGCGGTATGATCGTCCCTGCGTTAATTTACCTCGGGTTAAATCTTGGAGAAGGCGGTAACCCCCACGGTTTCGGCATCCCGATGGCTACCGATATCGCCTTTGCCCTCGGTTTTCTGATGCTATTAGGTAACCGGGTTCCGGTGGCATTGAAAGTGTTCCTGGTTTCCCTGGCGGTCATTGATGACCTGGGTGCTATCATGGTAATTGCGATTGGTTATTCCAGTAACCTGGATTGGGCTTCGCTGGGCTTTGCGGCAATTATAATCGGCGGTTTGATCGCTCTCAACGCTGGTGGTGTCAAGACACTGATGCCGTATATGATTCTCGGTTTGGTGCTCTGGTACCTGGTCTTTCAATCCGGAATCCACGCCACCGTTGCAGGGGTGATTCTCGCCCTCACCATCCCGGTGCGACAAAAGATCTCCAATGATGTGTTCGTCGATACTTGCCGCCTTGAGTTGGATGTATTCGGCGAGGCCGAGGGTAAGCGAAAAAACATCTTGCTAACATCCACGCAGCAAGAAGCCGTTGAAAAGATCGGCGAGGCATATGAACATGTCCAGAACCCTCTGTTGCGGTTGGAGCACACACTCCATCCTATCAGCGCTTATTTGATCATGCCTGTGTTCGCCCTGGCTAATGCAGGCGTGGCGCTGGGTGGCAGCGGCGTCGACCTGATACAACCCGTGGCGTGGGGCATCATGGCAGGCTTAATTATCGGCAAACCATTAGGGATTATCGGGTTAACCTTTTTAATCAGCAAATTTGGCTGGATTTCCAAACCAGCTTCTTGCGAATGGCGGCATATCATTGGCGCCGGAATCATAGGCGGAGTCGGTTTTACCATGTCAATATTCATCACCGGCCTGGCTTTCACCGATGCCGGTCAGATCGACTCAGCCAAGCTGGCTGTCGTCAGCGCCTCACTCGTCGCCGGTGCCGCCGGGGTGTTTTACCTCTGGCGGCTGCCTCCGCCAACGTGCCAGCTTGAAAATAACGAGAATCTTTAA
- a CDS encoding winged helix-turn-helix domain-containing protein, which yields MTPKEWTFLTNHGRILVYVAMHPRTTTQQLAEKAGLSIRAVQHIITDLETAGYIERHKEGRRNSYVVHPEIPMRHRLEQEHTVGDVLHALGYGKLKETT from the coding sequence ATGACGCCTAAGGAGTGGACATTCCTTACTAATCATGGACGCATTTTGGTCTATGTTGCTATGCATCCCAGAACCACTACTCAGCAGCTTGCAGAGAAAGCGGGATTAAGCATAAGAGCAGTGCAACACATCATTACCGATTTAGAGACAGCTGGATATATCGAAAGGCACAAAGAAGGCAGGCGTAACAGCTATGTAGTCCACCCTGAGATCCCGATGCGACATCGTTTGGAACAAGAGCACACGGTCGGTGATGTGTTGCATGCTTTGGGGTATGGCAAGTTGAAAGAGACTACTTAG
- a CDS encoding carbonic anhydrase produces MEDFERLIAGFKVFREKYFSAESPWLDTLQQGQNPKTMIIGCSDSRVDPAMLTNSVPGDIFVVRNVANLVPPYEVSGGQHGVSAALEFAVCHLLVEHIIVLGHSQCGGINALMADTCGYNGGGFITRWMNIAAPARERVLADLPDKKPEFQQQAVEQASILLSLENLHSFPFIAHRVSEGALSLHGWYFNLKRGDLLEYHAGRGVFETLTS; encoded by the coding sequence ATGGAAGATTTTGAACGTTTGATCGCTGGCTTCAAGGTGTTTCGCGAGAAATACTTCAGCGCCGAAAGTCCGTGGTTAGATACTCTTCAGCAAGGGCAAAACCCCAAAACTATGATCATCGGGTGCTCTGACTCCCGTGTCGACCCCGCCATGCTTACCAACTCTGTGCCGGGGGATATCTTTGTTGTCCGCAATGTCGCTAATCTGGTGCCGCCTTACGAGGTCAGTGGAGGTCAGCATGGCGTCAGCGCCGCTCTGGAGTTTGCCGTTTGCCACCTTTTGGTGGAGCATATCATCGTGCTGGGCCATTCACAATGCGGCGGTATCAATGCGCTCATGGCTGACACCTGCGGTTACAATGGTGGCGGATTCATCACCCGATGGATGAACATCGCCGCTCCTGCACGCGAGCGGGTGTTGGCTGATTTACCGGATAAAAAGCCTGAGTTTCAGCAACAGGCGGTGGAGCAAGCCTCTATCCTCCTGTCTCTCGAAAACCTCCACTCCTTTCCCTTCATCGCCCATCGAGTGAGCGAGGGCGCACTTTCACTTCATGGTTGGTACTTCAATCTTAAACGCGGCGACCTGCTGGAATATCATGCCGGCCGTGGGGTGTTTGAGACGTTGACGTCGTAG
- a CDS encoding TerC family protein, whose amino-acid sequence MDIGIWPWILFNVFLIIMLALDLFVFHRHAHVIKLKEALGWVALWVSLAVLFGIGIWVFAGSSHAVDFFSAYIVEESLSVDNLFVFLMLFTYFCVPREYRHRVLFWGIVGAILMRAAFIFGGIALINNFSWIIYVFGAFLVFTGIRMGMKKEGDPHPEANPVLRLLRRFLPMSHQYNGDKFFTVENGRRLATPLLAVLVAVETTDIIFAVDSIPAVLAITTDPFIVYTSNMFAIMGLRSMYFALEGFANRLYYLHYGLAAVLVFLGTKMLLSGIFHVPTFLSLLIITSILVIAVIASLKRPPQADTPTDLTCPINTGKKGE is encoded by the coding sequence TTGGACATCGGCATCTGGCCTTGGATTCTATTCAACGTCTTCCTAATCATCATGCTGGCGCTGGATCTCTTCGTTTTTCACCGCCATGCTCATGTCATCAAACTGAAGGAAGCCCTCGGCTGGGTGGCTTTGTGGGTCAGTCTAGCAGTGCTCTTTGGCATCGGCATATGGGTATTCGCAGGGTCATCGCATGCCGTTGATTTCTTCAGCGCCTATATCGTTGAGGAATCCCTTTCCGTTGATAACCTATTCGTTTTTTTGATGCTCTTTACCTACTTTTGCGTGCCACGAGAGTACCGTCATCGGGTTCTTTTCTGGGGTATTGTCGGAGCAATACTAATGCGTGCCGCTTTCATCTTCGGCGGCATTGCCCTGATCAATAATTTCAGTTGGATAATCTACGTCTTCGGCGCCTTCCTTGTCTTCACCGGCATCCGCATGGGGATGAAAAAAGAGGGAGATCCTCACCCGGAGGCCAATCCAGTTCTTAGATTACTACGCCGCTTCCTGCCGATGAGCCATCAGTACAACGGTGACAAGTTCTTCACAGTGGAGAACGGGCGCCGCCTGGCCACTCCGCTGCTGGCCGTGCTCGTCGCCGTTGAGACCACCGACATCATTTTTGCTGTAGACTCAATTCCTGCGGTGTTGGCAATAACCACCGATCCGTTCATCGTCTATACCTCTAACATGTTCGCCATCATGGGCTTGCGCTCCATGTACTTTGCCCTTGAAGGCTTCGCTAATCGCCTCTATTACCTGCATTACGGCTTGGCGGCGGTGTTGGTCTTTCTGGGTACGAAGATGCTCCTGTCCGGTATCTTTCATGTTCCCACGTTTTTATCCCTTCTCATCATCACCTCGATACTGGTCATAGCTGTTATTGCCTCCCTTAAGCGCCCTCCTCAGGCAGACACGCCAACCGATCTCACATGTCCTATCAATACAGGTAAAAAAGGGGAATGA